In a genomic window of Parambassis ranga chromosome 24, fParRan2.1, whole genome shotgun sequence:
- the znf410 gene encoding zinc finger protein 410 isoform X1 yields MLSDELDSKPELLVQFVQNASIPLVQGLEDSESKHCLPLLAPAERSLCSPLELTGQQTFTAVLCNAGHRSDAGLSHEPESSPSLSEFGGVSDQSTLVVQTHSHPRASPSPPPILHDLQQSDSTSYVLLNLAKGITASSESLIFAADGTGDDDDEGVSSGDYGIDGSAPWYLRVQELAHDSLIAATRAQLARDAKASQDARATSVSNGDHTHSFTADGDKREASRSSRPLTKQILRCSFEGCCRTFTWPAHLKYHLKTHRNDRMFRCGAEGCGKSFYVLQRLQVHMRTHNGEKPFTCKEKNCGKKFTTAGNLKNHRRIHTGEKPFLCEADGCGRSFAEYSSLRKHMLVHSGEKPHVCGICGKTFSQSGSRNVHMRKRHGEEGLGTEGRETGEALTQSSLLEADGENGDSMVTMTTTVEPMNLHHAMLRSPGSADSVVVLSQPHELVTMTTEGHTYGEDVVALL; encoded by the exons ATGCTTTCTGATGAGCTTGACTCCAAACCTGAG CTGCTGGTGCAGTTTGTGCAGAACGCGTCCATCCCGTTGGTGCAGGGTCTGGAGGACTCAGAGTCCAAACACTGCCTGCCTCTGCTGGCTCCAGCTGAGAGGTCTCTGTGCAGCCCGCTGGAGCTCACAGGTCAGCAGAccttcactgctgtgctgtgcaACGCAGGCCACAGGAGTG ATGCAGGCCTGAGCCATGAACCTGAGAGTTCTCCCTCCCTGTCAGAGTTTGGAGGTGTGTCAGACCAAAGCACGTTAGTGGTCCAGACCCACTCTCACCCACGGGCCTCGCCGAGTCCGCCGCCCATTCTCCATGACTTGCAGCAGTCAGACAGTACTTCCTACGTCCTGCTGAACCTTGCGAAAG GCATCACCGCCTCCTCAGAGTCCCTGATCTTCGCCGCAGATGGCACAGGGGACGATGATGATGAGGGGGTCTCATCGGGGGACTACGGAATAGACGGCAGTGCTCCGTGGTATCTTCGCGTGCAGGAGCTGGCTCATGACAGCCTGATTGCTGCCACACGGGCGCAACTTGCAAGAGATGCCAAGGCCAGCCAGGATGCCAGAGCCACAAGTGTCAGCAACG gtgaccacacacacagttttacagCAGACGGGGACAAGCGAGAGGCGTCTCGCAGCAGCCGCCCCCTCACCAAGCAGATCCTGCGCTGCTCGTTCGAGGGATGCTGCAGGACGTTTACTTGGCCGGCTCATCTGAAGTACCACCTTaaaacacacag GAATGACCGAATGTTCAGGTGCGGTGCAGAGGGCTGTGGGAAGAGTTTCTACgtgctgcagaggctgcaggttCACATGAGGACTCACAACGGCGAGAAGCCCTTCACCTGCAAAGAGAAGAACTGTGGCAAGAAATTcaccactgctggaaacctGAAGAACCACAGACGCATACACACAG GAGAGAAGCCTTTTCTGTGCGAAGCAGATGGTTGTGGGCGATCCTTTGCAGAGTATTCCAGTCTACGGAAACACATGCTCGTACATTCTG GTGAAAAGCCTCATGTGTGTGGCATCTGCGGGAAGACTTTCTCTCAGTCCGGCAGTAGAAACGTCCACATGAGGAAGAGGCACGGAGAGGAGGGACTCGGTACCgaaggcagagagacag GAGAGGCTCTGACACAAAGCAGCCTGCTGGAGGCAGACGGTGAAAATGGAGACAGTAtggtcaccatgacaacaaccGTGGAACCCATGAATCTTCATCATGCCATGCTGAGATCACCAG GGTCTGCAGACTCTGTGGTAGTTCTCTCTCAGCCACATGAACTGGTGACCATGACAACGGAAGGCCATACATATGGAGAAGACGTGGTTGCTCTGCTCTAG
- the znf410 gene encoding zinc finger protein 410 isoform X2: MLSDELDSKPELLVQFVQNASIPLVQGLEDSESKHCLPLLAPAERSLCSPLELTDAGLSHEPESSPSLSEFGGVSDQSTLVVQTHSHPRASPSPPPILHDLQQSDSTSYVLLNLAKGITASSESLIFAADGTGDDDDEGVSSGDYGIDGSAPWYLRVQELAHDSLIAATRAQLARDAKASQDARATSVSNGDHTHSFTADGDKREASRSSRPLTKQILRCSFEGCCRTFTWPAHLKYHLKTHRNDRMFRCGAEGCGKSFYVLQRLQVHMRTHNGEKPFTCKEKNCGKKFTTAGNLKNHRRIHTGEKPFLCEADGCGRSFAEYSSLRKHMLVHSGEKPHVCGICGKTFSQSGSRNVHMRKRHGEEGLGTEGRETGEALTQSSLLEADGENGDSMVTMTTTVEPMNLHHAMLRSPGSADSVVVLSQPHELVTMTTEGHTYGEDVVALL, from the exons ATGCTTTCTGATGAGCTTGACTCCAAACCTGAG CTGCTGGTGCAGTTTGTGCAGAACGCGTCCATCCCGTTGGTGCAGGGTCTGGAGGACTCAGAGTCCAAACACTGCCTGCCTCTGCTGGCTCCAGCTGAGAGGTCTCTGTGCAGCCCGCTGGAGCTCACAG ATGCAGGCCTGAGCCATGAACCTGAGAGTTCTCCCTCCCTGTCAGAGTTTGGAGGTGTGTCAGACCAAAGCACGTTAGTGGTCCAGACCCACTCTCACCCACGGGCCTCGCCGAGTCCGCCGCCCATTCTCCATGACTTGCAGCAGTCAGACAGTACTTCCTACGTCCTGCTGAACCTTGCGAAAG GCATCACCGCCTCCTCAGAGTCCCTGATCTTCGCCGCAGATGGCACAGGGGACGATGATGATGAGGGGGTCTCATCGGGGGACTACGGAATAGACGGCAGTGCTCCGTGGTATCTTCGCGTGCAGGAGCTGGCTCATGACAGCCTGATTGCTGCCACACGGGCGCAACTTGCAAGAGATGCCAAGGCCAGCCAGGATGCCAGAGCCACAAGTGTCAGCAACG gtgaccacacacacagttttacagCAGACGGGGACAAGCGAGAGGCGTCTCGCAGCAGCCGCCCCCTCACCAAGCAGATCCTGCGCTGCTCGTTCGAGGGATGCTGCAGGACGTTTACTTGGCCGGCTCATCTGAAGTACCACCTTaaaacacacag GAATGACCGAATGTTCAGGTGCGGTGCAGAGGGCTGTGGGAAGAGTTTCTACgtgctgcagaggctgcaggttCACATGAGGACTCACAACGGCGAGAAGCCCTTCACCTGCAAAGAGAAGAACTGTGGCAAGAAATTcaccactgctggaaacctGAAGAACCACAGACGCATACACACAG GAGAGAAGCCTTTTCTGTGCGAAGCAGATGGTTGTGGGCGATCCTTTGCAGAGTATTCCAGTCTACGGAAACACATGCTCGTACATTCTG GTGAAAAGCCTCATGTGTGTGGCATCTGCGGGAAGACTTTCTCTCAGTCCGGCAGTAGAAACGTCCACATGAGGAAGAGGCACGGAGAGGAGGGACTCGGTACCgaaggcagagagacag GAGAGGCTCTGACACAAAGCAGCCTGCTGGAGGCAGACGGTGAAAATGGAGACAGTAtggtcaccatgacaacaaccGTGGAACCCATGAATCTTCATCATGCCATGCTGAGATCACCAG GGTCTGCAGACTCTGTGGTAGTTCTCTCTCAGCCACATGAACTGGTGACCATGACAACGGAAGGCCATACATATGGAGAAGACGTGGTTGCTCTGCTCTAG
- the entpd5b gene encoding ectonucleoside triphosphate diphosphohydrolase 5, whose product MKPTVPLLLLVLLTVAQLSQAQVWTSFLDFSRILPSLSRPANHSRIFYAVMFDAGSTGTRIHVYTFIHSDSAELPVLDNEMFHSVKPGLSAYADYPEMAGQTVRVLLKVAKKTVPRLEWKRTPLVLKATAGLRLLAAEKAQALLTVVQHVFDESPFLVPDNSVSIMNGTNEGILAWVSLNFLTGHLKAQSKKTVGILDLGGGSTQITFLPKLRETIENVPVADYVARFDFFNSTFELYTYSYLGNGLMAARLAALDALGAEGLEWQVFKSSCLPKKFRDEWSFGGVTYQVSGHPDGDAGYKLCYQEVLKVVKGIIHQPYELEDTNVFYAFSYYFDRAVDAGLIDDVQGGMLEVRDFKKRAKEVCNKMAKYPPTNPFLCMDMTYITCLLKDGFGFKDRTMLQLTKKVNNVEASWALGAMLEYFHNLKIH is encoded by the exons ATGAAACCCACCGTGCCGCTTCTCCTCCTGGTCCTGCTCACTGTTGCACAGCTGAGCCAAGCCCAAGTCTGGACCTCTTTCCTGGATTTTTCCAGGATTCTTCCCAGCCTGAGCCGCCCAGCCAACCACAGCCGCATCTTCTACGCTGTGATGTTCGATGCAGGGAGCACAGGGACACGAATTCATGTCTACACCTTCATCCACAGTGACTCAG CCGAGCTGCCGGTTTTGGACAATGAGATGTTCCATTCCGTAAAGCCTGGTTTGTCAGCATATGCCGACTACCCTGAAATG GCTGGACAGACCGTGAGGGTGTTGTTGAAGGTGGCAAAAAAGACAGTGCCTCGTCTGGAGTGGAAGAGAACACCACTGGTCCTCAAAGCCACAGCGGGACTGCGTCTGCTGGCTGCAGAGAAAGCTCAGGCTCTTCTCACTGTG GTTCAGCATGTGTTTGATGAGTCTCCTTTTTTGGTCCCAGACAACAGCGTCAGCATAATGAACGGCACAAATGAAG GAATTCTGGCCTGGGTATCTTTGAACTTTCTGACAG GTCACCTGAAAGCACAAAGCAAGAAGACAGTGGGGATATTGGATTTGGGAGGAGGATCCACACAGATCACTTTCCTGCCAAAACTGAGG GAAACCATTGAAAACGTTCCTGTGGCTGATTATGTGGCGAGATTTGACTTCTTCAACTCAACATTTGAATTGTACACATACAG TTATCTTGGAAATGGACTAATGGCAGCACGGCTGGCCGCTCTGGATGCATTGGGAGCAGAAG GGCTGGAATGGCAGGTTTTTAAAAGTTCCTGCCTGCCCAAGAAGTTCAGGGATGAATGGAGCTTTGGAGGAGTGACCTATCAAGTGAGCGGACACCCAGATG GTGATGCAGGATACAAGCTATGTTATCAGGAAGTACTTAAGGTGGTGAAGGGGATTATTCATCAGCCCTATGAACTTGAAGACACCAATGTTTTCTATGCATTCTCCTACTACTTTGACAGAGCAGTGGATGCAGGGCTTATCG ATGACGTCCAAGGAGGGATGTTGGAGGTCAGGGACTTCAAGAAGAGGGCCAAAGAGG TGTGCAATAAGATGGCCAAGTACCCTCCCACCAATCCTTTCCTGTGTATGGACATGACCTACATCACTTGTCTGCTCAAGGATGGGTTTGGCTTCAAGGACAGGACCATGCTACAG CTGACCAAGAAAGTGAACAACGTGGAGGCTAGCTGGGCTCTGGGCGCTATGTTGGAGTATTTCCACAACCTGAAGATCCACTGA